In Phycisphaerae bacterium RAS2, the DNA window AGACTGACCACCTGGCCGACGTACGACTCGATCATCGCTTCGGGCATCGACCAGCCGGTGAGCTTCACGAGGCCGGCCTGGCCGCTGACGCGCCCGCCGCCGGGCATCACCATCGCGTTCGTCACGCCCTCGCATCGTGTCACATTTATGGCAGTTGCGAACGGGTTGTAGGCCGAAAGCGCCATCAGGTCGGGCTGAAACTCCGCGATCTCGTTCTCGTCGACCGTCGCCGCGATCATGTCGATCTCGTGCAGGCCCATGTTCGTGTCGGCGTTGATCAACCCGGGCCAGACGTGCAGGCCTTTGCCGTCGATGAAGACGGTCTCGGGATTGGGGTTCTGCTCGGCCCAGGGCGCGACGAGGAAGATGTCGCCGTCGGCCATGGCCACGAGCGCGTTCTCAATCGGCGGCCCGCTGATGGGATGCGCCGTCACGCCGGTGATCCAGTACAGGCCCATGTGTGAATACGGAATGTTCAGCGGCGCGCGCTGCATGGGAAGCGCGGCGACTTGCGACCGGGGGCTGATGGCCTGACCCATCGGCGCTGCCGTAGCGTGGGCACTGCCCACCCCGGCCGTGGCGCCGGCCGGCGCGAAATCACGATGCTGAAAATAAACTTCGCCGTCGATCAGCGTCATCACGCACTTGGCCCGCGTGTCCAGGGGATGGCTGTCGAAGATGGCGAGGTCGCCGAGTTTGCCGGCTTCGAGCGAGCCGACGTGTTCGGCGACGCCGAGCTGCATCGCCCCGTTGAGTGTGACGAGCTTCATGCAGTCGTTGGGCGACAGCCCGCCGAAGCGCAGCGACTTGGCCGCTTCAAGATTGAGATGGCGCACCAGTTCGGCCGAATCGGAATTGACCGTCGCGTTGACGCCGCCCTGTTCCATTCGTGCGGCATTGAACGGGGTCGCGTCGTACGCCTCGATCTTGTAGGCCCACCAGTCGGAGAAGGTGCTCGCGCCGCAGCCATGCCGCCGCATCTCCGGGATGACGCGATAGCCTTCGAGAATGTGCTGCAGGACAGCGATTCGGAAACCAAAATCCTCGGCCATCGCCAGCAGCCGCAGCACTTCATCCGCGCGGTAGCAGTGACAGTGCACCCAGATGAGGCCGTCGTGAATCGCGGCGAGGGCCTCAAGTCGCAGGTCGCGTCGCGGGGGGCGCGGGTCTTGGCCGGCATCCTTCATCGATCGGTAGGCTCCCCATTCGTGTTTGTAATCCATCGCTGCGTCGAAGCTGCGCCGGAAGACCGCCTCGACGCCCATGCGCGAATTGGGGAAGCGCGTGCCGCGCGTGTTCGAGTTGGCCTGCTTCACGTTCTCGCCCAGCGCGAACTTGACCGTGCGCGGAGCCGGTTCGAAGCGCCATTCGGCGGCGGGTTTGCCGTATTTGAGTCGCAGCACGACATTCTGCCCGCCGATCGTGTTGGCCGAGCCGTGCATCGTGTGGATCATCGTCACGCCGCCGGCCAGCGCGCGAAACGCCGCCACGTCGCGGTGGTTCACGATGTCGCCGATGCGCACTTCGGGTGTCACCGAGAGCGTGCCTTCGTTCAGGCCGCCCTCGCTGCACATATGCGAGTGACAGTCGATGATGCCGGGGCTGATGAAGTAGCCCGACAGGTCGAGAGTCGCCGCGCCGGCCGGCGCGGATAGATTCTTGCCGATTGTCTTGATGACGCCCTTCTCAATCAGGATGTCGGTCTGCGGCTGATCGCCCTGCGTGATTGTGAGCAACGTTGCGTTGCGCAGCAGTACGTTGCCGCCGGTCTGCGTCGCCGGCTTGCGGTCGGCCTCGATCTCCACCGCGAACGTCGGCTGTGCCGGCTGCGAGGTCGGCGCGCTGGTGGGCTGCGACGAAGGGAGGCTTGAGACTTGAGGCGTGAGGCTTGCATCTTGCGTCGTAGGGTGGGCATCGCCCACCGTCTCCGGCGCAGGCTGCGATCCGGGCGCGCTATCCGCCATCGGCGCGCTGGTCGGCTGCGATGTCGGTTCCTTCTCCGGCAGCGCCGAAGCATCGATCGTGAAGCGCTTGCCCTCGACGAACACCCAGCGCGTCTTCGCCTTCTCGTCCTTGAACGGCTTGTTCATCACGACAAGATTCGCCAGCCGGCCGGGCGCGATTTCGCCGAGTTGATCGGCCACGCCGAGCAAGCCGGCCGCGTTCGTCGTGAGTGCCGCCAGCGCGACATCCTCTGGCAGGCCGCGCTCGATGGCCTTGCGCAGGTTGGCGTGAATGTCGGCCAGTGACTTCATCTCGAACGTGCCGATGGCGAACGCAATGCCGGCTTCGTGCAACCGCAGGGCGTTATCAACTTCTTCGCCCCAGAGTCGCTTGCGCTCGTCGGTGACGCGCTTCGGCTCGAAGGGCTGCTTCTCCCATTCGTCGTCGAAGATCGGGGAGTATGCGTCGCCCGGCTTGGGCTTGTCGGGTTCCTTCTCCTTGTTCTCATCGTCGGGGGATTCGCTCTCGGGATCGGGTCGATCGCCTCCGCGATCGCCTCTCGGGCCGCCGCGGCGACCCCCGAAACCGCCCGAGCCGCCACGTCGCCCTCCGCGACCGCCCCGCGCGCCACGATCGTCCTTCTCTCCAGGCGCCTTCGGCTCCTTTGACCAGTTCAGGCTCAAGATGATCGGGACGGCTTCGCGCTTCAGCCGCTCGGTCACGCGCCATGCTTCGCGCCCGCCGACGATGATCGGCCGCAGCTTGAACTCGGCGGCCATGTCCAGCGTGCGATGAATCTCGTTCTCGCTGTTGGCAAAGAACGCCACGGGCATTTTGTTATCCAGGGCCGGCCAGAGCGCTTCGAGGCCGGGGTCGTTCGCGGCGCGTTTTTCCTGCGGATGGCGCAGTGACCACGCCAGCACATCGCGATGCCACTGCGCGTCGCTCATCACCTGTCGAAACGCGGCCATCGCGCCCATGGTCGTGCCCGGATAGCCGAAGTCAGCCGGTCGCTCGAATCGACCACCCGGCCCGCGCTGGGGCCGTTCGGTTCCCAGGGGTCGTGTCAGAAATGCGGCATGCATGGCGACCTCGCCGCGCAGAATCGACCTTCGCCGCGGCAGATCGCCGAGCTGCACGACGGCGCTGGTGCCGGAAACGATCACCACGCGCGGCGAGACGAGCGCCGTGGCAAAACCCAGCGCGCGCCAATCGTCCAGCTTGTCGGCCTTCGGGTCGTACAATTCCTCGGTGCGCCATTGCGGATGCATCATGCGGCGAAGGGCGTGGACGGTGGCCGACTGCGGGCCTTGTACGACGTCGGGATTCTCGTCTTCCCAGACGGTGCGCTGGTCGCCCGCCGGCTCCTCGCGCGGCATGCCCGCGTTGGTGTTCGCGTCAATGAAGCCGGCATAAATCACCATGTCGTCGGCGGGAAGCGTCTCGGCGCCGGCCGGCGCGTTCAACGACGGCCCGACTGCCGCGATGCGACCATCGCGGATCAGCACGTCGCAGCGGGGGATGGATTTTCCCGGCGCGGGAATGACCGTCGCGTTGCGAAGCATGACCGGCGGGTCAAACTCGGCGCGGGCCGCGCTGGAGAACAAAGCTCCGGCGAACGTGATCAGGGCCGCGAGAAGCAGCGTTGCCCGCGCTGATGGCGCGAAAGCAATGAAATTGAATGGTGCGAAACGCATGGCAGATCCTCGATCGTCGCTGATGAAGTTGGGGAAAATCGGAGGGTATTTCAAGCGATGACGGGAGCTTTCGCAAAGGCCGGCGGGCGGTGCGGTTCGAAAGCCCCCGACATGGCGTCAATCGCGGAGCGCGATTCGCCGATTAGCAGCCTTTGGACGGTGTCCCCTTCGTGCCTTCGTGTTTCGGGAGTGCAGATTCCTATCCCCAGAGCTTGCCGAGCCGGCGATCCAGCTCCTGCATTGACACGTGCCCCGGTCCGCCGCGCCCCGCACCGGTGATGGCGACGCTCCGTTCGTGGAAGCATTCGCGAGCTTGCGGAGTCAGGAATCGCGTGAGCTGGGCGTAGGTATGCAGATCGTGCAACCCGCCGCGGTGCTTGTGGTAGTAGCGAAGCGGAAAATAGACATACAGCATATCCCGGGCGCGCGTCAGGGCGACGTAAAATAGCCGGCGCTCCTCTTCGATGCCGTCCTCGTCGCGCGTGGCCATGTCGGATGGGATCATTCCGTCGGCCGCATGCAGCACATGCACGATGTCCCACTCGCAGCCCTTGGCGGAGTGGATGGTGCTCAACGTGGTCCAGTCATCTTCGAGGAAGGGCGGCCCGGCGAGGTCGGCCGTGGAAGTTGGTGGATCGAGCGTCAGGTCGCTGATGAAATTTTCGCGCGAACGATAGCCTCGCGCGATTTGTTCGAGCTGCTCGATGTCGCGCAGGCGCGGGGCGGGGTTTTCGTAGCGGCGCGCAAGGAGCGGTTCATACAACTTGCGAATGCGTTCCAGTTGCGCCGCAAGTGGAAGCGGCGCCGTCGTCGATAGCGAGGCGGATTCGTCCTTTCCTGCTGCCGGAACGATCCGCACGCTGCTGCAATCGGCCAACGCATGACGCAGCGCTTCGAACTCCTTCCGCGCGCCGGCCGGAACCGTCGGCGGCGCGAGAAAGAGGCGTTTGAGCGGGGTCCATGCATCTGAGCCTTCAACCGGCGATGCCCCGGCCGACTGGGGTTCAGGCGTTGCCGGCGGCCGCACTTCGGCGCTGCCGGTGCGCACGCCGAGAGACGCGATGATGCGCTGGGCCGTCGCCGGGCCGACGCTCTCCAGCAGCAGAAGCAGCCGGTGCCAACTGATTTCGTCGTACGGATTCTCCAGCACGCGCAGAAACGCCATCATGTCTTTGATGTGCGCGGCTTCGACGAACTTCAACCCGCCGAACTTCACGAATGGGATGTTTCGCCTCGCCAGCTCGACTTCGAGCATGTCGCTGTGATGTCCCGCGCGAAACAGCACGGCCTGCCGCCGCAGCGGGATGCCGCGTTCCAAGTGCGTGATAATGTGATCGCAGACCAGGTCCGTCTGTTGGCGCTCATCCTCGCATGTGAGCAGCATCGGCCGCACGTCGGAGCGACGTGAGGAATAGAGCGTCTTCGCGTGGCGATGGCTCGCGGCGCTCATGACGGTGTTGGATGCATCGAGGATGCGCTGCGTGCTGCGGTAGTTCTCTTCCAGTTTGACGACCTTTGCGCCGGGAAACTGTTCCGGGAAATCGAGGATGTTCCGCACCGTCGCTGCGCGGAAGGAATAGATCGCCTGGGCGTCGTCGCCGACAACCGTGAGCTTGCGGTTCGTGCGACGCAGGCCGTTAAGGATGTCGGCCTGCACGATGTTTGTATCCTGATACTCGTCCACGAGCACGTGGTCGTAAAGCCGCTCGACCGCCGCGCCGGCGCCGTCAGTCTCCATCAGCGCCTTCCACGCCAGGAGGAGGTCGTCGTAGTCCATCACGCGGCAGGCACGCTTGCGAAGCAGGTACTGCTCGAAGATCGTGCGGATTCCTTCCAGGTCGTCGCGGCACCAGGGAAACTGCTTCTCCAGGACCGACTCCAGCCGCTCCTGCGCGTTGACCGTGCGGGAGTAAATCGACACCAGCGTCTCTTTGCGTGGGAACCGCCGATCCTTCTTCGCCACGCCCAGCTCGGTGCGCACCATGGCCATCACATCGGCCGCGTCGGCCTGATCGATCACGCTGAAGTCCTGCGGGAGGCCGATGGCACGGCCGTACATGCGAAGCAGCCGATTGGCGACGGCGTGAAACGTGCCGCCCCAGGGCGCTGCGCCAGACCAGGACGCACCGCCGCCGGTGAGGGCGCCGGCGAATTGCTCGGCACGGCGCAGCATTTCCGACGCCGCGCGCCGCGTGAAAGTAAGCAGCAGGAGACGATCGGGTCGCACGCCGCGATGAATGAGATGGGCAACGCGCGCCACAAGCGTGCGCGTCTTGCCGGTACCCGCGCCGGCGACGATCAGCAGGGGGCCGTCTTCATGCACGACCGCTTCTCGCTGTGCAGAATTCAGATCCGCAAGCCACGGCGTTGACGGCGGGTCGGTGGGTGCGGGCAGCGACGCGGACATGGAGTCCATTCCTTGCTTCTGATGGAACGAGATTGTTCCGAACGATATCCTAACAAAGGATACCGGGGCGCGGGCCGACCGGCCACCGCGCCGGGTACGCGTCCATCGTGCCGACATTGCTGAATTCCCCGTTTTCCGCGATAATCCGGCCGTCGCGCGAGTTACACACCCTCTGGAGACGCACCCATGAAACGATTCCTGATGACGCTCTCGGCCCTGCTCCTCGTGACAGGCTGCCAACAGGCGACGAGCAACAACGGCAACTTCAAGCAGTTCGGCGGCCCGGTGGATGACGCGAACACCCTGACCGTCTCGCAGGCCGTGAAGGAAGCCACGACCGAGGGCAAGGTCGTGACGGTTCGCGGCAGGATCGAGGAAGTCTGCGCCAACATGGGCTGCTGGATGACGGTGACGGATGGGAAGGAAGTGGTTCGCGTGCGGTTTACCGAAAGCGAAGGCTGCTCGGATGGGTATTTCGTCCCGCGGAATGCGGCCGGGCACGACGTGATTCTGGTAGGCAAAATCAAGCCGATGGAGATCAGCCAGGCCATGGCGCGGCACTATGCCGAAGAAGGGGGCAAGCCGAAGGGGGAGATCGAGAAGATCGCCGGGCCACAGAAGCAGATGATGGTCTTCGCG includes these proteins:
- the pcrA_1 gene encoding ATP-dependent DNA helicase PcrA, with protein sequence MSASLPAPTDPPSTPWLADLNSAQREAVVHEDGPLLIVAGAGTGKTRTLVARVAHLIHRGVRPDRLLLLTFTRRAASEMLRRAEQFAGALTGGGASWSGAAPWGGTFHAVANRLLRMYGRAIGLPQDFSVIDQADAADVMAMVRTELGVAKKDRRFPRKETLVSIYSRTVNAQERLESVLEKQFPWCRDDLEGIRTIFEQYLLRKRACRVMDYDDLLLAWKALMETDGAGAAVERLYDHVLVDEYQDTNIVQADILNGLRRTNRKLTVVGDDAQAIYSFRAATVRNILDFPEQFPGAKVVKLEENYRSTQRILDASNTVMSAASHRHAKTLYSSRRSDVRPMLLTCEDERQQTDLVCDHIITHLERGIPLRRQAVLFRAGHHSDMLEVELARRNIPFVKFGGLKFVEAAHIKDMMAFLRVLENPYDEISWHRLLLLLESVGPATAQRIIASLGVRTGSAEVRPPATPEPQSAGASPVEGSDAWTPLKRLFLAPPTVPAGARKEFEALRHALADCSSVRIVPAAGKDESASLSTTAPLPLAAQLERIRKLYEPLLARRYENPAPRLRDIEQLEQIARGYRSRENFISDLTLDPPTSTADLAGPPFLEDDWTTLSTIHSAKGCEWDIVHVLHAADGMIPSDMATRDEDGIEEERRLFYVALTRARDMLYVYFPLRYYHKHRGGLHDLHTYAQLTRFLTPQARECFHERSVAITGAGRGGPGHVSMQELDRRLGKLWG